A region of the Prevotella melaninogenica genome:
TAAGCGTGCCAATGTTATTCTTAAGGAGCTTGAAGCGGATAATGCACAAGTGGGTAGTGTCGGAAAGGCTGCTGTTGAGCGTCTTGATCAGAGCAGAGAAGGTGTTCAACTCTCCTTCTTCCAACTCGATGATCCCGTCCTTACACAGATTCGTGACGAAATCCTCGGTCTTGATGTCAATAACCTAACACCTGTTGAAGCCCTCAATAAACTGAATGATATTAAGAAAATCGTAAAAGGTTAGACGTTATAAGCACTGATATTGTAGTTTATAGACAGGGTAAGGAAGACAAGGTAACAGAGTAAAGAAGACAAAGTAACAGGGTAAGTAAGACATAGTAACAAAGTAAGAAAGACAAAGTAACATATAAACAAAGTGCAGGGTAACATAAGAATAGCCAATAAGTTCTTATGTTACCCTGTCTTCTTTTCTTATCTTAATACCTTCTGTTCCCTTGTTACTTTGTCTTCTTTACTCTGTTACCCTGTCTTCCTTACCCTGTCTTTCTAAAGCATTGGACTGTCTTTAGTGTCTTTTGTCAGTTCATCTATCTGGCTGATAATATCCGAGTTAATGCGTTGCATACGAAGATATAACCATATACCGATGGCTACTCCGACGATTAAGCCTATTCCACCGCCAACCAGCATACCATCGAACATGGATGTATGGTCTCCTCCCTTCGCAGCACCTGACCCATAGTATGTCTCGATAAAGAACCAAGGAGTCCATATAATCATTATGATTGTGCCACATAAGAAGGACTTTTTGCGTAATTTCTTCATCCTTTGCATTTGTAAGGAAGCCGCTATGAGGTCGCCATTCAGGAACTCCTTCTTATTAACATGGTTGATATAAGCATCGAAACAAACACTGAAAGTCATAACGAGTACGGTAAATCCGTAGAACCACCACGACATGTTAAACATTATCCGAACTTCATTGTAAGCGTAATAAATAAATAGTAACACTAAGAATGACACCCATGTGTACTTCTTCATAAACGACATCTTATTGAGCATTGACTGTCTGATAAGCTTATCGTTGATAAGTGTTTGGTTATCAAGTTTATTCTTGAGGATGCCTAATTGCTGGCGCATTTCCTCAAACTCTGTATGCTTTGTTTCCATTGTAGTTTTCTTTTTAATGTGATTGTTAAGTTTTGTAGGGTATTGGGCTAATTGGGCCAATTGGCCTAATAGGGCTAATAAGACCAATAAAACTAATCCCATTCCTTAATGGTTACTCCCCTACTCCTTTGTTGTTTCACCTGTTTTCTTAAGTTTCTCCTTGATTCTAAACAGTCTTACGGAGACATTCTTCGTACTGATACCGACGATTTCGCCAATCTCTTCATAGCTCATATTTTCCAACCAAAGTAGGATTATAGCACGGTCAAAAGCCCCTAACTGGCTGATACGACGATTAAGTTGCTGTATCTGTCGGCTGTCTTCATCACTATCCGTGAAAGGATTGATATCCATTGAGAGTGGAATTGTTTTCCGTTTCCGCTTCTTTCGGTCACAAGAGATGCAGGTATTGAGGCTGATGCGATAGAGCCACGTGCGTACATCGCTTTCTCCTCGGAAGTTCTGCAGACCCTTCCAAAGGTTTATCAGCACCTCTTGAAAGAGGTCGTTCACCTCATCTTCATCCTTTGAGAACATATAGCACACAGTATAGATGGTGCTTTTATGTTCTCTCACGATGCGTGAGAAGTCTTGTTCATTCTGTAGGTTGTCCATCTTGTTTAAAGGTTTATTTTGCCCATTAGACGCAC
Encoded here:
- a CDS encoding RNA polymerase sigma factor, with the protein product MDNLQNEQDFSRIVREHKSTIYTVCYMFSKDEDEVNDLFQEVLINLWKGLQNFRGESDVRTWLYRISLNTCISCDRKKRKRKTIPLSMDINPFTDSDEDSRQIQQLNRRISQLGAFDRAIILLWLENMSYEEIGEIVGISTKNVSVRLFRIKEKLKKTGETTKE